In Candidatus Defluviilinea proxima, a single genomic region encodes these proteins:
- a CDS encoding alpha-ketoacid dehydrogenase subunit beta has translation MAKITIREAISQALMEEMDRDPAVFIMGEEVGVWGGTYAVTKGFFDKYGADRVKDTPIAENAIIGGAIGAAMVGQRPIAELMTINFGFSAMDYIVNQAPKLHYMFGGQFKVPLVIRAVGGGGRQLGATHSQTPDAIFAHFPGLKVVSPGTPEDAKGLLKSAIRSDDPVLFLEHATMYQVRGEVPEGEYTIPIGKSKVQREGSDVTIVTYCKGLELSMKAADELASQGINVEVVDLRTLRPLDMEPIIESFKKTNRAVVVEEGWKSYGVGSEIVSRIYEEAFDYVDAPIIRVAQKEVPLPYNRTLEQAALPQVADIVGAVKEVLK, from the coding sequence ATGGCTAAAATCACAATCCGCGAGGCGATCTCGCAAGCTCTTATGGAAGAAATGGACCGCGACCCCGCTGTCTTTATCATGGGTGAAGAAGTCGGCGTTTGGGGCGGTACCTATGCCGTGACCAAAGGCTTCTTCGATAAATACGGCGCAGACCGCGTCAAAGACACTCCCATCGCAGAAAACGCCATCATCGGCGGCGCCATCGGCGCGGCGATGGTCGGTCAACGCCCCATCGCAGAACTCATGACCATCAACTTTGGTTTCTCGGCAATGGATTACATCGTCAACCAGGCACCGAAACTACACTACATGTTCGGCGGACAGTTCAAAGTACCGCTGGTCATTCGTGCGGTCGGTGGCGGTGGACGTCAACTTGGCGCCACACACTCACAGACTCCCGATGCCATCTTCGCCCACTTCCCCGGCTTGAAAGTGGTCAGCCCCGGAACGCCAGAAGATGCCAAAGGATTGCTCAAATCAGCTATTCGGTCAGATGACCCGGTGCTCTTCCTCGAACACGCCACCATGTACCAAGTCCGCGGCGAAGTTCCCGAAGGTGAATATACCATCCCCATCGGGAAATCCAAGGTACAACGCGAAGGCAGTGACGTCACCATCGTCACCTACTGCAAAGGTCTCGAACTTTCCATGAAAGCCGCAGACGAACTTGCTAGCCAGGGCATCAACGTGGAAGTCGTTGACCTGCGCACACTGCGCCCGCTTGATATGGAACCCATCATCGAGTCCTTCAAGAAAACAAACCGCGCCGTTGTCGTCGAAGAAGGCTGGAAGTCCTATGGTGTTGGCTCCGAGATCGTCAGCCGCATCTACGAAGAAGCCTTCGATTACGTCGATGCCCCCATCATCCGCGTTGCACAAAAAGAAGTACCGCTCCCCTACAACCGCACACTCGAACAAGCCGCGCTCCCGCAGGTGGCTGATATCGTCGGCGCGGTAAAGGAGGTTTTGAAATAA
- a CDS encoding E3 binding domain-containing protein, with protein MAEIINMPKLGFDMAEGLLVRWVKQVGENINKGDILAEIETDKATVEVESHASGVVLQLIVDQGTMVPVNAPIAVVGAAGEKVDVPTTTAPQKAEAKTEATPQAAPTSAAPAQQTSAPLTTGPVKASPLAKKIAKDKNVNLANVAPAPADGLSAKMWKPLFPAEHRPHPLRYNPLSFLTRTRSSLLPNSAKPSADAWLNPRQPSRTSM; from the coding sequence ATGGCCGAAATTATCAACATGCCCAAACTCGGCTTCGATATGGCGGAAGGTCTTCTCGTCCGCTGGGTGAAGCAAGTTGGCGAAAACATCAACAAAGGCGATATCCTCGCCGAGATCGAAACCGACAAAGCCACCGTCGAAGTGGAATCCCACGCGAGCGGTGTTGTCTTGCAACTCATCGTGGATCAAGGCACGATGGTCCCCGTCAACGCGCCTATTGCTGTAGTTGGCGCGGCTGGTGAAAAAGTAGACGTGCCCACCACGACTGCTCCTCAAAAAGCAGAAGCCAAAACGGAAGCAACGCCTCAAGCTGCCCCAACGTCTGCTGCTCCTGCTCAACAAACCTCTGCCCCGCTGACAACTGGTCCTGTCAAAGCCAGCCCGCTTGCAAAGAAGATCGCGAAAGACAAAAACGTCAATCTCGCTAACGTGGCACCGGCCCCGGCGGACGGGTTGTCCGCAAAGATGTGGAAGCCGCTCTTTCCAGCGGAACATCGTCCGCACCCGCTTCGATACAACCCGTTATCGTTTCTCACGAGGACAAGGTCGTCGCTACTACCAAACTCCGCCAAGCCATCGGCAGACGCCTGGTTGAATCCAAGACAACCATCCCGCACTTCTATGTGA
- a CDS encoding 2-oxo acid dehydrogenase subunit E2: MDALMDMRKQANAYLPDNEKLSVNDFILKAVALTLRQYPNLNATIKGTEIIQFGHVNVGVAVTVPGGLMTVVVKDTDQKTMRQISAEVKAMAGRARDGKVKPEDVDGSTFSTSNLGMYGVDEFIAIVNPPEAAILAIAAAKEVPVVEGGQITTGWRMKATISVDHRISDGAEAAQFMQALGKLLENPVAMLV, encoded by the coding sequence ATGGACGCGTTAATGGATATGCGCAAGCAAGCCAACGCATATCTACCCGACAACGAAAAGCTCTCCGTCAACGACTTCATTCTCAAAGCTGTTGCGCTGACCCTCCGTCAATACCCCAATCTCAACGCCACCATCAAAGGTACTGAGATCATCCAATTCGGACACGTCAATGTTGGTGTAGCAGTCACCGTCCCCGGCGGCTTGATGACCGTTGTCGTCAAAGACACCGATCAAAAGACCATGCGCCAGATCTCTGCCGAAGTCAAAGCCATGGCTGGCCGCGCCCGCGATGGCAAGGTTAAGCCTGAGGATGTAGATGGTTCCACCTTCTCCACATCCAATCTCGGCATGTACGGCGTGGACGAATTCATCGCCATCGTCAACCCGCCCGAAGCCGCAATACTCGCCATCGCCGCCGCAAAGGAAGTCCCTGTTGTGGAAGGCGGTCAGATCACAACAGGCTGGCGCATGAAAGCCACCATCTCCGTCGACCACCGCATCAGCGATGGCGCCGAAGCCGCCCAATTCATGCAAGCACTGGGAAAACTTCTGGAAAATCCAGTTGCGATGCTGGTGTAA